A genomic window from Xyrauchen texanus isolate HMW12.3.18 chromosome 15, RBS_HiC_50CHRs, whole genome shotgun sequence includes:
- the LOC127656172 gene encoding uncharacterized protein LOC127656172 has protein sequence MTQSEQQRDLAWWVRLAKEFAAAKSEDIRFNSVILNFFWNLTEHELEVIQGAMSSPFSRQQICKMLTYIVKPVAKTAVELTPKLCANSSVFVDSVCRASTVSFSEDIQAETSIILKKERFLFLHPLESLFGITVDSLLSSCNLSDCLCELEVSELSGIVVEEVFNKVNSVIYKTVYKINTAKSLPFVYFYPESCAEIGDILINAVLRKLNALHCTISRSAATRAISRVLLTMEEKLPSAPRPSRTVDITSNVIEYILCDVVQAWQGKSSSLYGPIPVLHTCFERSKAAISLVLNRQDKHPSELDHPSGSDGLTTTTLLDTAMIQLYMKGKDFSSLDDSCIASEHLHQKLADFGNRCIEASQETLEDLTQTKDVSEGEEVRGAAKEFLHNFIEELVMRLLLCSKFSNHEMPVMPIESDEEDSCTIAAFHKTMALLTELLVSQVYDIQAKKFALTGSTNAAQETTFNEAVVPHGNQLNRPMTFRERLKNLKSTIVQKLMKPFRSSKSSKKESNSRVPAPHHAVLKQKRKKTFLGMKFSIIKRNTQARVGPAGT, from the exons ATGACTCAATCAGAGCAGCAGAGGGACCTGGCCTGGTGGGTCCGTCTGGCAAAAGAATTTGCTGCAGCAAAATCTGAGGACATCCGTTTTAACTCAGTTATCCTCAACTTCTTTTGGAATCTGACTGAGCA CGAATTGGAAGTGATACAGGGGGCGATGAGCAGTCCA TTCTCCAGACAGCAAATCTGTAAAATGCTGACTTACATTGTGAAGCCAGTAGCCAAAACTGCAGTAGAACTCACACCAAAACTTTGTGCAAATTCATCAGTATTTGTAGACTCAGTTTGCAGGGCATCGACAGTCTCATTCTCTGAGGACATTCAGGCGGAAACATCAATAATCCTGAAGAAGGAACGATTTCTATTTCTTCATCCACTGGAATCCCTATTTGGGATCACTGTGGATAGTCTCCTCAGCAGTTGCAATCTAAGTGACTGTCTGTGTGAACTGGAAGTCTCTGAACTCTCTGGCATTGTGGTGGAAGAAGTTTTTAATAAGGTGAATTCGGTTATATACAAAACCGTGTACAAGATCAACACGGCCAAATCTTTACCCTTTGTATACTTCTACCCAGAATCCTGTGCTGAAATTGGAGACATACTAATAAACGCTGTCCTTAGAAAGCTGAATGCACTACATTGCACAATCTCACGTTCAGCAGCAACAAGAGCCATCAGCAGGGTTCTGTTAACAATGGAGGAAAAGCTTCCATCTGCTCCAAGACCAAGCCGTACGGTGGACATTACAAGCAATGTCATTGAGTACATTCTTTGCGATGTTGTTCAAGCATGGCAAGGGAAGTCCTCTTCACTATATGGACCTATACCAGTTTTACACACATGTTTTGAGAGATCTAAAGCTGCCATATCACTTGTACTGAATCGACAGGACAAACATCCATCAGAGTTAGATCACCCCTCAGGGAGTGATGGGCTAACAACCACCACCTTATTGGACACAGCAATGATCCAACTCTACATGAAGGGCAAAGACTTTAGTTCACTAGATGATAGTTGTATAGCATCAGAGCATCTGCACCAGAAGCTTGCAGATTTTGGAAACAGATGCATAGAAGCAAGTCAAGAGACGCTGGAAGACCTAACACAGACAAAGGACGTCTCGGAGGGTGAGGAGGTCAGAGGGGCAGCTAAAGAATTTCTACACAATTTCATTGAAGAACTAGTAATGCGCCTTCTCTTGTGCTCTAAATTCTCTAATCATGAGATGCCAGTGATGCCCATTGAGAGTGATGAAGAGGACAGCTGCACTATCGCAGCTTTCCATAAAACAATGGCTCTTCTGACAGAGCTGCTGGTCAGTCAGGTTTATGACATCCAAGCAAAAAAATTTGCTCTGACTGGTTCCACCAATGCTGCTCAAGAGACCACATTTAATGAAGCTGTTGTTCCACATGGGAATCAATTAAACAGGCCAATGACCTTCAGAGAGAGGTTAAAGAATTTGAAATCCACCATTGTCCAAAAG CTGATGAAGCCCTTTAGATCGAGTAAGAGCAGTAAAAAAGAAAGCAACAGCAGAGTCCCAGCTCCACACCATGCTGTCCtgaaacaaaagaggaagaagaCATTTTTGGGCATGAAATTCTCAATCATCAAGAGAAACACTCAAGCCAGAGTTGGTCCTGCTGGTACATGA